In Methanocella paludicola SANAE, the sequence CCATGTTCTCGGCCGCAGAATAAGCGTTAAGGCCTATGACCCGCCACATCGACCGTACCCCTGTATAACCGGGCGATAACGGGCACATCGAGGCCCACGAGCTGTAGCCCGTTCTCCCGGACCGCTCTCTCCAGGGCAGATTCGATGGCCTCAAGGGGCTCATCACCCCGAAACCCGGAAAGCACGTTCTCAATGACCAGTATACCCTCTTCGGGATAAATAAAAAAATCTCCTGACAGCCTGACCGCACCATCACTGAAAATGCGCAGGCGGACCAGCTTACCCCCGGGCACCTTCGCTTCCATCACGAACTCTCAGTAGGCAGGCCGCCCATCTTCCACTCACGGACGCCGCCCTTATAGTCCCGGACATTATGGAAGCCCATGCCGGCCAGCATCTTAGCGGCGCTGCTGCTCGCCGAACAAACGAAGCTGTCACAGTACACGATAATAAGCTCGTCGGGCTTGAAAAGCGATTTCGCCCTGTCGAGATCGTCGAGAGGAAGGGACATAGCGCCCTTTATATGCTCTTTATCGTAGTCCTCCTTTCCGCGAACGTCGACGAGCCGGTAGGGCTCGCTGCCCTCCATGACCCGCTTTAAGTGCTGCATACTGATGAACTTGATCTGCTCTGTCGCCATAATATCACTATAATTAGTATATATGTGACTATATAATAAATCTGAGGCTTATCGGAAAACAGTTGAAGTCGCATTAATAAATGCCAATTTTCACAAATGATATAAAACATAAAAGAGGGCGATCCCTCAAAGACGTTATAAGAGGTTAAGCTGTCTTGATCTTAGCCACGTCTTCCAGGCCAAGCTCTTTTGTAGAGATCTCCCTCATCTTATACTTCTGGATCTTCCCGGAAATAGTCATGGGGAACTCGTCCGCGAACTTAATGTAGCGGGGGATCTTGTAGTGGGCGATCTTGCCCTTACAGAACGCCTTGATCTCGTCCGGGGTCATGACCGAGCCGTTCTTTAGCTTTATCCATGCGCAGAGCTCCTCGCCGTACTTCATGTCGGGCACGCCGATGACCTGCACATCGCTGATGGCCGGGTGTTCGTAGAGGAACTCTTCTACTTCTCTCGGGTAGATGTTCTCGCCGCCCCTGATCACCATGTCTTTCAGGCGGCCGGTGATCTTGCAGTAGTCCTCATCGTCCAGGGTGCCAAGGTCTCCGGTATGGAGCCAGCCCTCTTCATCGACGGCCAGGTCCGTGGCTTCCTTATTCTTGTAATAGCCCCGCATGATCATGTAGCCCCGGGCGCATATCTCGCCGGGCTGACCCCGCGGGACCATCTTGCCCGTCTTGGGGTCGACGATCTTGAGCTCGCAGTGGGGCATGGGCTGACCGACGGTAGAGACGCGCTTCTCCAGCGGGTCGTGCGTCGATGACATCGTGAGGCCGGGAGACGACTCCGTCTGGCCATATGTAATGACGATCTCGCTCATGTTCATGAGCGTGCTTACCTTGCGCATGTACTCGATGGGGCAGGGCGAGCCCGCCATGATGCCCGTGCGCAGCGTCTTCAGGTTGAACTTATTAAAGTCAGGATGCTCCAGCTCGGCGATGAACATCGTGGGCACGCCGTGGACGGCCGTGCAGCGCTCCTTCTCGATGGCCGTGAGCGTCGAGATTGGGTCGAAGTACTCGGCCGGGATGACCATGGTGGCACCGTGGGTCATACAGGCCAGGTTGGAGAGCACCATGCCGAAGCAGTGATAGAATGGTACGGGGATGCAGAGCCGGTCTTTATCGGTGAACCTCATGCATTCGCCGATGAAGTACCCGTTGTTCACCAGGTTATGGTGCGTGAGCACGACGCCCTTGGGGAAGCCGGTCGTGCCCGAGGTGTACATGATATTGATAGGGTCGTCGAAATCCAGGGAACACTGCAGGCCGCAGAGCACTCCGTCCGGCAGCTCGTCGCCCATCTTCAGGAACTCGTCCCAGGTAAGCATGCCGGGCTGCTTCTCGCCCCTGATGAGGATGACCGTCTTCAGGAAGGGCAGATTCTCGCAGTTGAGCTGTCCCGGCTTAGAGGTCTTCAGCTCCGGGCAGACCTCGTTGACCATGCCGACGTAGTCGGACGTCTTGAAACGGTCGATGAGTAACAGAGCCTGGGTCTCGGACTGGCTCAGCACGTACTCGAGCTCGTGGGTCCTGTATGCCGGGTTGACGTTGATCATGATGATGCCGGCTTTGGCGGTCGCGACCTGGACCATCACCCACTCGGCGATGTTCGTCGCCCATATCGCGACCCGGTCCCCTTTCTTAAAGCCTAAGCTTAATAATCCCTTAGCTATCCGATTGGTCTCTTTCTGGAATTCGCGATAGGTGTACCGCTTACCCTGCTGTAGCGATACCATTGCGTCGTTATCGGGGTAAGTCTCGGCGATCTCGTCGAACATGTCGCCGATGGTCTTGCCGATCAGCGGCTTTTCCGAACCCCTGAACGCATAGCTTTGGGATATTTTTCCGGGCATTTATGTACCGTCCAATTCTTTTTATGCTTTAACAGGCCGCCGCTAGGGGGCGAACGCCTGATATATGACAGCATATGTCATTCTATCGATATGGCTCCCCGTATTTAAATTTACCCTTAATTTCCATATATAAAATATCGCACCCCATGCGGCCAGAGAGCGTTATGGATTTTAGAAAAATAACCATTATATATCTTTCGCCTGCCAAGCACGATAGTTAATATTTATTTAGCAAATCTTTAATTATTATTCGTTATGTTATGTGCCTGGCGTGTGCAGTGGCAACCTATCGCACGGAAGCCGTTAAATAGTAATTATTTTATCTTGTTTGTGGTGAATCCGACCGTGCATAAACATGACTCCCAGTACTGGAACAAGGCGCAGGAGACGATGAAGCCTGAAGAGCGCGAGAAAAAGATCTTAAAACGCATAAAGTATCAGCTGAACTACGTCTACGATTCTGTACCTTTCTATCGAAAATTGTACGATTCAAAGGGCTTCAAGCCCGAAATGGTAAGGACGCTCGAGGATTTCACCAGAAAAGTACCGATCGTAAAGAAGAGCATGCTGAGGGAGAGCCAGGCTCAGCACCCTCCTTTTGGAGATTACCAGGGAAGCCCGGACGTTTTCCGTATCCATGGCTCGTCGGGCACGACGGGCATGCCCACGCTGTACTCGATCTCGCGGCATGACTGGGAGCATACCGCCCAGGTCCAGGCCATGTGTTACTGGTGCGGCGGCGTGCGGCCGACCGACACCGTCCAGGTATCGATGCTCCTGAGCCTGTTCATGGGCGGCTGGGGCGCGGTCCTGGCATCGGAGACCATTGGGGCGAAGACGTTCCCCATCGGGGCGGGCAGCACCGAGCAGCAGGCCACCCTGATGACCCGGCTGAGGCCGACCGTGCTGACCTGCACGCCCACCTATGCCATTCACCTGGCCATGGTGGCGCAAAAGATGGGCATCGATCCGAAGTCGCTTGGCCTCCGGACCGGCATCTTCCTGGGCGAGCCCGGGGCCGGCATACCTTCCATCAAGAAAAAGATGGAGGAACTCTGGGATATCAAGGCCATTGATAGCGGCTCGACCTCCGAGATGACCCCCTGGGCCACGAACACGGAGTGTGAAGAGCGCTGCGGCATGCATAACTTCATCGACGAAGTCTATACCGAGATCGTGGACGTCGACGACCCGAACGTGCCCATGGCTTACGGTGAAGAGGGCGCGGTCATCTATACTCACCTGGGCCGCGATTCGCAGCCCATGATCCGCTTCTGGTCCGGCGATAAGTCGGTCATGACCATGGAGAAGTGCAACTGCGGCCGCACGTACCCGAGAATGCCCAAGGGCATCTTCGGCCGGCTGGATGACATGCTCATCATCCGGGGCGTGAACACCTTCCCGAGCACCATCGAGGAAGCCGTCCGGCGCTGCCGTGATGCGGGCACGGAGTTCCGCATCGTCGTTACGCGCCCGAAGGACATGGATGTCGTGAC encodes:
- a CDS encoding rhodanese-like domain-containing protein, encoding MATEQIKFISMQHLKRVMEGSEPYRLVDVRGKEDYDKEHIKGAMSLPLDDLDRAKSLFKPDELIIVYCDSFVCSASSSAAKMLAGMGFHNVRDYKGGVREWKMGGLPTESS
- a CDS encoding AMP-binding protein, whose protein sequence is MPGKISQSYAFRGSEKPLIGKTIGDMFDEIAETYPDNDAMVSLQQGKRYTYREFQKETNRIAKGLLSLGFKKGDRVAIWATNIAEWVMVQVATAKAGIIMINVNPAYRTHELEYVLSQSETQALLLIDRFKTSDYVGMVNEVCPELKTSKPGQLNCENLPFLKTVILIRGEKQPGMLTWDEFLKMGDELPDGVLCGLQCSLDFDDPINIMYTSGTTGFPKGVVLTHHNLVNNGYFIGECMRFTDKDRLCIPVPFYHCFGMVLSNLACMTHGATMVIPAEYFDPISTLTAIEKERCTAVHGVPTMFIAELEHPDFNKFNLKTLRTGIMAGSPCPIEYMRKVSTLMNMSEIVITYGQTESSPGLTMSSTHDPLEKRVSTVGQPMPHCELKIVDPKTGKMVPRGQPGEICARGYMIMRGYYKNKEATDLAVDEEGWLHTGDLGTLDDEDYCKITGRLKDMVIRGGENIYPREVEEFLYEHPAISDVQVIGVPDMKYGEELCAWIKLKNGSVMTPDEIKAFCKGKIAHYKIPRYIKFADEFPMTISGKIQKYKMREISTKELGLEDVAKIKTA
- a CDS encoding phenylacetate--CoA ligase family protein, coding for MHKHDSQYWNKAQETMKPEEREKKILKRIKYQLNYVYDSVPFYRKLYDSKGFKPEMVRTLEDFTRKVPIVKKSMLRESQAQHPPFGDYQGSPDVFRIHGSSGTTGMPTLYSISRHDWEHTAQVQAMCYWCGGVRPTDTVQVSMLLSLFMGGWGAVLASETIGAKTFPIGAGSTEQQATLMTRLRPTVLTCTPTYAIHLAMVAQKMGIDPKSLGLRTGIFLGEPGAGIPSIKKKMEELWDIKAIDSGSTSEMTPWATNTECEERCGMHNFIDEVYTEIVDVDDPNVPMAYGEEGAVIYTHLGRDSQPMIRFWSGDKSVMTMEKCNCGRTYPRMPKGIFGRLDDMLIIRGVNTFPSTIEEAVRRCRDAGTEFRIVVTRPKDMDVVTLQVEHRDGLFDGLNTLEAEAICLSLKGEISRSVKAVCGISAGVEIVGPHTLPRAEIKARRVVDKRVGVWADKK